CCGGGCCCAGCACCGCGAGCACCTTCTCCACGTCGCGCACGCGCTTGGAGATGGCGATCTTCCCGGACTGGATGACGAACATCTCCTTGCCGATCTCTCCCTCGCGGAAGAGCTCGGTGCCCTTGGGGAACTCCTTGCCAAAACGTTGAAAGAGGGTTTCCTCGGCGCCCATCTGGCCCGCGAGTCAATCAGCCCCCATCCCACCGGTCAAATATCCCAGACCGATATCGTGCGGGCGCCCGAGGGCTGCGTGCCGCCGCAAACCCGACAGGTGCTCGCCGAGGCCCGAGACAGGGGCCTCCGGGAGGGGTACAAGGCCGGCCCGTGGGAACGACCTACAAGCAGTCCGGAGTAGACATCGAGGCCGGCGACGCGTTCGTCGAGAAGATCAAGCCCCATGCCGCGCGCACCACGCGCCCCGAGGTGTTGGCCGGGGTGGGCGGGTTCGGCGGCCTGTTCGCACTGCCGCCCGGCAAGTACCAGGCGCCGGTGCTGGTGGCGGGCACCGACGGGGTGGGCACCAAGTTGAAGGTGGCCTTCCTGGCGGGTCGCCACGACACGGTGGGCGTCGACCTGGTCGCCATGTCGGTGAACGACATCCTCACCTGTGGCGCGGAGCCGCTGTTCTTCCTGGACTACTTCGCCACGGGGAAGCTGGAGGTGGACGCCGCGGCGGAGGTGGTCAAGGGCATCGCGCTGGGCTGCGAGCAGGCGGGGTGCGCGCTCCTGGGCGGGGAGACGGCGGAGATGCCGGGCTTCTACGCGCGGGGCGAGTACGACGTCGCGGGCTTCTGCGTGGGCGTGGTGGAGCGCTCGGCCATCATCGACGGCAAGACGGTGAAGCCGGGGGACGCGCTCATCGGCCTCACGTCGTCGGGCCTGCACAGCAACGGCTACTCGCTGGCGCGCAAGGTGCTGCTGGACGACGCGAAGCTGCCCCTGGACATGACGCCGCCGGGGCTGGACCGGCCGCTGGGGGACGCGCTCCTGGAGCCCACGCGCATCTACGTGAAGGACGCGCTCGCGCTGTGCCAGGCCGTGAAGGTGAAGGGCATGGCGCACATCACCGGCAGCGGCATCCCGGGCAACCTGCCCCGCTGCCTGCCGGACGGGACGCGCGCGGTGCTGACCGAGTCCTCGTGGAAGAAGCCGGCCATCTTCGACCTCATCGCGAAGACGGGCGGCGTCGCGCGCGACGAGATGTTCAGCACGTTCAACATGGGCCTGGGCCTCATCGTCGTGGTGGCGAAGGAGGACGTGGCGAAGGCGCTGGAGGTCCTGCGCGCCCGGGGTGTGGAGGCGTCCGAGGTGGGCCGGGTGGAAGCGGGCCAGGGCGAGGCCACGGCGGTCATCGACCCATGAGCGCGCGGCGGGCGCGGCTGGGGGTGCTCGTCAGCGGCGGCGGGAGCAACCTGCAGGCGCTGCTCGACGCGGCCGGGCAGGCGGACTACCCGGCCGAGGTGGCGTGCGTGCTGTCCAACGTGCCCACGGCGTTCGCGCTGGAGCGCGCCCGGAAGGCGGGCGTGCGCGCGGAGGTGGTGGACCACAAGGGCTTCGGGTCGAAGGCGGACTTCGAGGCGGCGGTGCTCGGCGTGCTGGCCGACGCGGGCGTGGAGTGGGTGTGTCTGGCGGGCTTCATGCGGCTGGTGAGCGCGGACTTCCTCAAGCGCTTCCCGGGACGCGTGCTGAACATCCACCCTTCCCTGCTGCCCGCGTTCCCGGGCCTGCATGCGCAGAAGCAGGCGCTGGAGCGCGGCGTGAAGGTGGCCGGCTGCACGGTGCACTACGTGGACGCGGGCACGGACACGGGCCCCATCATCGCGCAGGCCGCGGTGCCCGTGCTGTCGGAGGATGACGAGGCGAGCCTCAGCGCGCGCATCCTCGCGGAGGAGCACCGGCTGTATCCGCTGGCCGTGCGGCTGGCGGTGACGGGCGCGGTGACGCTGGACGGGACGCGCACCCGGGTGGATGCGCGGGTGACGGGAGACGCCGGCGCCCTGCGCAGCCCGGGTGCCCCGAAGTGACGAAGGTGGAGGGCCTGTCGGAGCACGCTCCGTCTTCCGGGAGCGATGCCGTGGCCCAGGAGGCTCGACGGGCGGCCCTGCGCGAAGCCCCCACGGTGCTGGTCAGCGCGTGCCTGCTGGGCGAGGCGTGCCGCTACGACGGACGCTCGCAGCGTTCAGAGCGCGTGCTCGCGGCGCTGGAGGGCAAGGCGGTCATCCCCATCTGTCCGGAGGCCGCAGCGGGCCTGGGCATTCCGCGGCCTCCCGTGGACCTCGCGGGTGGCACGGGCGTGGACGTGTGGGCTGGCCAGGCGCGGGCCCTCACGCGGGAGACGCGCGAGGACCGCACCGCCGCGTTCCAGGAGGGCGCCAGGCTGGCCCTGGACGCCGCGCGGCGGTTCGACGTCACGGTGGCGCTGCTGAAGGAGAAGAGTCCCTCGTGCGGCAGCCAGCGCGTCTACGAGACCGGCGTGCTGCGCCCCGGTGAAGGCATCACCACCGCGCTCCTGCGCGCGGACGGGCGCACCGTCGTGAGCGACGAGGACCTGTAGCCCCCTCGCGCGGGCCACTGCCGTCCCCGACTCGAAGGACACATCGGCCGCGAGCCGGGCAGTCGCGGCGCCATCACTGCGTTCGCGGATCAGCCCAGCGCGGGCAGCTCCAGCTCGTCTCCCGGCCGGGGCGCGAAGCAGGCCTCCACCTCCGCGTCCGTCACCTCCGCGAGCGTGGCCGGGCTCCAGCGCGGCTTCTGATCCTTGTCCACCAGGACCGCGCGGATCCCCTCCTTGAAGTCCGGCCGCGCGGTCAGCGCCTGGCTCAACCGGTACTCCATGCGCGCCGTCGCGTCGTAGTCCTGGCCGCGTCCGATGCGCAGCTGCCGCAGCGTCACCCGGAGGCTCGTGGGCGACATGCGCAGCAGCGTCGCGCGGGTCTCCTCCGCCCACGCCGTCCCCTCGCGCTCCAGCGCAACGAGGATGTCCTCCACGCGGCTCCCCTGGAAGCACCGCGCGATGACGTCCGCCCGCGCCGCGAGCCCCGAAGGGCCCGGCTCCTGATGGAAGCCCTGGAGCACGCGCGCCGCCACGTCGCGCCCCGGCCCGCTCCAGTCCGCGGCCACCAGCGCGTCCAGCACGTCCTCCAGCCGCGAGGACTCCACCCGGTGCGTCGCGTAGCCCAGCCACAGCGCATCCGCCGCGTCACACCGCGCGCCGGTGAGCCCCAGGTACGTCCCCGTCTCGCCGGGGAAGCGCGGCAGGAACCAGCCGCCGCCCACGTCCGGGAAGATGCCGATGGCCGTCTCCGGCATCGCGAGCAACAGCTTCTCCGTCACCGCCCGGAAGGCCCCGTGCACGGACAGCCCCAGCCCGCCGCCCATGCAGATGCCGTCCACCAGCGCGATGAACGGCTTCGGGAAGTGGTGGATCCGGTGGTTGAGCGCGTACTCCGCGAGGAAGAACTCGCGCGACAGCGGCGTGCCCGCATCCGGCCGTGCGACCGAAGCAGCCACCGCGCGCACGTCCCCTCCCGCGCAGAACGCCTTGCCTCCCGCACCGCGGATCACCACCGCCTTCACGGACGGATCCGCCGCCCATGCATCCAGCCGGGGATGCAGCGCCCGGCACATCTCCAGCGAGAGCGCGTTGAGCGCCTTCGGTCGGTTAAGGGTGACCAGGCCCACGGCGCCCCGCGTCTCCAGCAGCACGTCCTCGCTCATGCCGTGGGGGATATCAGCCCGGAAGGGGCTCGCACGTGAGATTCGGGGGTGACATGGCGGCCAGAATCGGTATTGGGAAGAACATGACTCCCGCAGCCGCCCCCCTGCTCGCCGCCGTCTTCGACATGGATGGCACGCTCGTCGACAACATGGACTTCCACAACCGCGCCTGGGTGTCGCTCGCCCGGAAGCTCGGGCTGGAAGGCCTGACGGCGGAACGCTTCCAGAGCGAGTTCGCGGGCAAGAAGAACGAGGAGATCCTCCCGCAGCTGCTGGGCCGCAACCTCTCCGTCGCGGAGCTGGACGCGCTCGCCGAGGAGAAGGAGTCCCACTACCGCGCCATCTATCGGCCCTACCTGACGCTGCACCGGGGCGCGGAGGGCTTCCTGCAACGGCTGCGCGACGCGCGCCTTCCCATGGCCGTGGCCACCGCCGCGCCGCAGGGCAACCGCGAGCTGGTGCTGGACGGGCTCTCCGTGCGGCCATTCTTCGCCAGCATCGTCGGCGCCGAACAGGTGACGCGCGGCAAGCCCGCGCCGGACATCTTCCTCGCGGCGGCCCGGGCGCTGAACGTTCCCCCGGAGTCGTGCCTGGCCTTCGAGGACGCCATCAACGGCGTGCTGTCCGCGCGCGCCGCTGGAATGATCACCGTGGGCATCACCACCACCACGACCGCGGAGGCGCTGAAGAAGGCGGGGGCCCACTACACTGCCCCGGACTTCGACACGCTGCCTCCGGAGCTGCTCGCGCGCCTGTTCAGCTCCAGGGTCTGAGGGGACCACCCGCCCCACCCCGGGTCCGGCCTCCCGGAAACCCGGGCGCCAAAAGGGCGCCAGACGCGGTGACGTTGTGTAGTGTTCGGCGGCCATGTCGACGTCCGCCGCCAAACTCAAGCTCCCCTCGGGCCCGTCCCGGCACGTGTACGACGTCATCGTGCTGGGCAGCCAGGTCGGAGGCGCGCTCGCCGCCGCGCTCCTGGCGAAGCGCAACCACCGCGTGTTGCTGGTGGAGCACGACGGCATGGGGCCCGGCTACGAGCACGACGGCTTCGTGCTGCCCTACGCCCCCTTCGTCGCGCCGCCCCTCAAGGCGATGCCCGCGGTGGAGGAGGCCCTCAACGAGCTGGGGCTGTCCACCGCCATCGGCCGCGCGCTGCGCCCCCACGCCCCGGAGCTCCAGCTCGTGCTGCCCAGGAACCGGGTGGACCTGCCCGGGGACGCCGCCCGCCGCCGCGCGGAGCTGACGCGCGAGTTCGGCGAGGCCGGCGAGGGCATCCAGGGCGCGCTCACCGGCAGCGCCGCGCAGCACGAGGCCACCGACGCCTTCTTCAAGGAAGGCCCCCAGCTGCCGCCCGACGGCTTCTTCGACGGCTGGAAGCTCAAGGGGCTGATCAAGGACCACCCGGCCCTGGAGGCCGCGCCGAGGCTGGCAGGCGAGGACCCCGCGCTGTCGCTGGTGCGCGGCCTGCTGCCCTTCCTGGTCCACCTGGAGAAGCCCTCCGCGCCCCTGGCGCAGACACGGGCCCTGTCCCAGGTGCTCACCGCGCCGTCCACCTACCCCGGCGGCATGGACGCCCTGCGCGACGTGCTCACCCGGCGGCTGACGGAGCTGGGCGGCGACGT
This genomic stretch from Corallococcus caeni harbors:
- the purM gene encoding phosphoribosylformylglycinamidine cyclo-ligase; the encoded protein is MGTTYKQSGVDIEAGDAFVEKIKPHAARTTRPEVLAGVGGFGGLFALPPGKYQAPVLVAGTDGVGTKLKVAFLAGRHDTVGVDLVAMSVNDILTCGAEPLFFLDYFATGKLEVDAAAEVVKGIALGCEQAGCALLGGETAEMPGFYARGEYDVAGFCVGVVERSAIIDGKTVKPGDALIGLTSSGLHSNGYSLARKVLLDDAKLPLDMTPPGLDRPLGDALLEPTRIYVKDALALCQAVKVKGMAHITGSGIPGNLPRCLPDGTRAVLTESSWKKPAIFDLIAKTGGVARDEMFSTFNMGLGLIVVVAKEDVAKALEVLRARGVEASEVGRVEAGQGEATAVIDP
- the purN gene encoding phosphoribosylglycinamide formyltransferase, with the protein product MSARRARLGVLVSGGGSNLQALLDAAGQADYPAEVACVLSNVPTAFALERARKAGVRAEVVDHKGFGSKADFEAAVLGVLADAGVEWVCLAGFMRLVSADFLKRFPGRVLNIHPSLLPAFPGLHAQKQALERGVKVAGCTVHYVDAGTDTGPIIAQAAVPVLSEDDEASLSARILAEEHRLYPLAVRLAVTGAVTLDGTRTRVDARVTGDAGALRSPGAPK
- a CDS encoding DUF523 domain-containing protein; translation: MTKVEGLSEHAPSSGSDAVAQEARRAALREAPTVLVSACLLGEACRYDGRSQRSERVLAALEGKAVIPICPEAAAGLGIPRPPVDLAGGTGVDVWAGQARALTRETREDRTAAFQEGARLALDAARRFDVTVALLKEKSPSCGSQRVYETGVLRPGEGITTALLRADGRTVVSDEDL
- a CDS encoding enoyl-CoA hydratase/isomerase family protein, with the protein product MSEDVLLETRGAVGLVTLNRPKALNALSLEMCRALHPRLDAWAADPSVKAVVIRGAGGKAFCAGGDVRAVAASVARPDAGTPLSREFFLAEYALNHRIHHFPKPFIALVDGICMGGGLGLSVHGAFRAVTEKLLLAMPETAIGIFPDVGGGWFLPRFPGETGTYLGLTGARCDAADALWLGYATHRVESSRLEDVLDALVAADWSGPGRDVAARVLQGFHQEPGPSGLAARADVIARCFQGSRVEDILVALEREGTAWAEETRATLLRMSPTSLRVTLRQLRIGRGQDYDATARMEYRLSQALTARPDFKEGIRAVLVDKDQKPRWSPATLAEVTDAEVEACFAPRPGDELELPALG
- a CDS encoding HAD family hydrolase, coding for MTPAAAPLLAAVFDMDGTLVDNMDFHNRAWVSLARKLGLEGLTAERFQSEFAGKKNEEILPQLLGRNLSVAELDALAEEKESHYRAIYRPYLTLHRGAEGFLQRLRDARLPMAVATAAPQGNRELVLDGLSVRPFFASIVGAEQVTRGKPAPDIFLAAARALNVPPESCLAFEDAINGVLSARAAGMITVGITTTTTAEALKKAGAHYTAPDFDTLPPELLARLFSSRV